In a genomic window of Oncorhynchus kisutch isolate 150728-3 linkage group LG9, Okis_V2, whole genome shotgun sequence:
- the LOC109896286 gene encoding myosin-binding protein C, slow-type isoform X13 encodes MPEPTKKDETPNGEKDKDDDATTNIPSPPPPPEDANTAKKLSIELPNDSVHVSAMGRKDSVWSLGEGQAPEDLDKPVDTPPLSSLLIERPQGGSITVGGDISFVAKVEAQDLLRKPTIKWFKGKWMDLASKTGKHLQLKETFDRRTKIHTFEMHIIKAKDNYAGNYRCEVTYKDKFDSCSFDLEVKELEQSQSVDIRSAFKRSSEGHEDAGDLDFSGLLKHRNQREPKQDETPEVDVWEILKSARPDQYEKIAFEYGITDLRGLLKRLKKTKKEEKKSEAFAKKLDPAYQADKGGKIRLVVDLADPTVELKWYKNGQEIRPTPNQRKFIFEQKGTQRILVINNCGLNDDAAYSVAAGEEKCTTELFVKELPVKITKEIEAVKTTVNERIELECEVSEVGAQVKWCKNGVEVSTGPRSRYRVKSDGLKHWLIIDDASKEDTGTFSLMASGGTSEAKVQVELKPLKIIQDLQDMTVLLGQPLKMHCEIFPGNVPGRWYRNGQLIQSNDRINILQRAKNHRLEIVNSTLHDAGDYTFVPEGYSQSLCAKIHIVDPPRVHLESLNFPDNTVTIVAGNKLRVEIPISGEPAPRVVWMKGERVILDSGHRVRAETFPDHTSLTIDIAEKEDTGNYKIVLQNEAGEAGASVKVKVVDIPDPPEVPLVTEVGGDWCSMTWEPPIYDGGSPILGYFIERKKKQSSRWMRLNFDLNKETTFEPKKMIEGVPYEVRVFAVNAIGVSKPSEPSKAFVPLAVTSEPTMLVVDDVTDTTVTMKWRPPDTIGAAGLDGYLVEYCIEGTDDWRVTNKELTEKTKYTITGLPPEAKILVRVRAINAAGASTPRTLQHSILVKEVIEPPKIRIPRHLKQTYTRKVGEAVNLVIPFMGKPRPKVSWLKEGQTVDPTQVTIRNTDCDSIIFIRKAERKHSGKYDMKVEVENHVDTAIVDIQIVDLPGPPQCVKIDEVWGGNVALDWTPPKDNGNAAITGYTIQKADKKTMEWYTCIEHYHRTCITITELVVGNEYYFRIYSENMVGLSEGATQTKDSALIVKEGMQLKNPEYIDHDFKEPPKFTQPLINTFAIAGYNATLNCSVRANPRPKVIWMKNKIAIIDDPRYRMFSNQGVCTLEIRKPSPYDGGMYSCKAINDLGDALVECKLEVKGGFTFSELMQRGVPLHLIDKYMSETKAVEQPEK; translated from the exons ATGCCAGAGCCCACAAAAAAAG ATGAGACACCCAATGGTGAAAAAG ATAAAGATGATGACGCTACAACCAACATCCCATCACCACCGCCCCCACCAG AGGATGCCAATACAGCCAAGAAACTGTCTATTGAGCTGCCTA ATGATAGCGTCCATGTGTCAGCCATGGGGAGAAAAGACTCAG TGTGGTCTCTGGGAGAGGGACAGGCTCCAGAGGACCTTGACAAGCCCGTAGACACCCCACCGCTGTCCAGCCTGCTCATAGAAAGACCCCAGGGCGGATCCATCACTGTGG GTGGAGACATCTCCTTTGTTGCCAAGGTGGAGGCCCAAGACCTGCTCCGTAAACCCACCATCAAGTGGTTCAAAGGGAAATGGATGGACCTGGCCAGCAAGACCGGAAAGCACTTGCAACTGAAAGAAACCTTTGACCGACGCACCAAG ATTCACACATTTGAGATGCATATCATCAAGGCCAAAGACAACTATGCTGGAAACTACAGGTGTGAGGTCACCTACAAGGACAAATTTGACAGCTGCTCTTTTGACCTGGAAGTGAAAG AACTGGAACAGTCACAGAGTGTTGATATTCGATCAGCTTTCAAAAGAAG cagtGAAGGACACGAGGATGCAGGGGATCTTGACTTTAGTGGTCTTCTTAAACATAG AAACCAAAG GGAGCCCAAGCAGGATGAGACCCCCGAAGTGGACGTGTGGGAGATCCTGAAATCGGCCAGGCCAGACCAGTACGAGAAAATCGCCTTTGAGTACGGCATAACAGACCTGCGGGGTCTGCTCAAGAGGTTGAAGAAGAccaagaaagaggagaagaagagtgaaG CTTTTGCCAAGAAGTTGGATCCAGCATACCAGGCTGACAAAGGAGGGAAGATCCGCTTAGTGGTGGATCTTGCAGACCCCACAGTAGAGCTGAAATGGTACAAGAACGGCCAGGAGATCCGTCCAACTCCAAA TCAAAGGAA GTTTATCTTTGAGCAAAAGGGCACGCAGCGGATCCTGGTCATCAACAACTGCGGCCTGAATGATGATGCTGCTTATTCCGTAGCTGCGGGAGAAGAGAAGTGCACCACAGAGCTGTTTGTCAAAG AGTTACCAGTGAAGATTACTAAAGAGATTGAGGCGGTGAAAACGACAGTGAACGAGAGGATTGAGTTGGAGTGTGAAGTGTCTGAAGTAGGAGCTCAAGTAAAATG GTGTAAGAATGGCGTGGAGGTATCGACCGGGCCCCGGTCACGCTACCGTGTCAAATCTGACGGGCTGAAACACTGGCTAATCATTGACGATGCCTCAAAGGAGGACACTGGAACCTTCTCCCTAATGGCCTCTGGGGGCACCTCTGAAGCCAAAGTCCAGGTTGAAT TGAAGCCACTGAAGATTATTCAGGATTTGCAGGACATGACAGTGCTTTTGGGCCAGCCACTGAAGATGCACTGTGAGATCTTCCCTGGGAATGTTCCAGGTCGCTGGTACAGGAACGGACAATTGATCCAGTCCAACGACCGCATCAACATCCTGCAAAGAGCCAA GAACCACCGATTAGAAATTGTGAACAGCACCCTTCACGATGCCGGGGATTATACCTTTGTGCCAGAGGGATACTCTCAGAGCCTCTGTGCCAAAATTCATATCGTTG ATCCTCCCAGGGTGCACCTGGAGAGCTTGAACTTCCCTGACAACACAGTGACCATTGTGGCAGGAAATAAACTCCGTGTGGAGATTCCCATCAGTGGAGAACCAGCACCCAGAGTGGtgtggatgaagggagagagg GTAATCCTTGACTCTGGCCACCGTGTGCGAGCTGAAACCTTTCCGGATCACACCAGTCTTACCATCGACATCGCAGAGAAGGAAGACACAGGAAACTACAAGATAGTCCTGCAGAATGAGGCTGGGGAAGCAGGGGCTAGTGTCAAAGTCAAGGTGGTGGATATCCCAGACCCTCCTGAAGTTCCCCTAGTCACGGAGGTGGGAGGAGACTGGTGCTCTATGACATGGGAACCCCCGATCTATGACGGAGGCTCACCCATCTTAG GCTACTTCATCGAAAGGAAGAAGAAGCAGAGTTCCAGATGGATGAGGCTGAACTTTGACCTGAACAAAGAGACCACATTTGAGCCTAAAAAGATGATTGAGGGTGTCCCATACGAGGTGCGCGTCTTTGCTGTGAATGCCATCGGCGTGTCCAAACCCAGCGAGCCATCCAAAGCCTTTGTGCCCCTGG cTGTGACCAGCGAGCCCACCATGCTGGTGGTGGATGATGTCACAGACACCACGGTGACCATGAAGTGGCGTCCCCCAGACACCATTGGAGCTGCAGGCTTAGACGGCTACCTGGTGGAGTATTGCATCGAAGGAA CTGATGACTGGAGAGTAACCAATAAGGAGCTGACAGAGAAGACTAAGTACACCATCACTGGTCTCCCTCCAGAGGCTAAGATCCTGGTAAGGGTAAGGGCCATCAATGCTGCCGGCGCCAGCACTCCCAGAACACTTCAGCACTCTATCCTGGTCAAAGAGGTCATCG AACCACCTAAGATCCGCATCCCCCGTCACTTGAAACAGACGTACACTCGTAAAGTCGGAGAAGCCGTCAATCTCGTTATTCCATTCATG GGAAAGCCCAGGCCAAAGGTGAGCTGGCTGAAGGAGGGTCAGACGGTGGACCCCACGCAGGTCACTATCCGCAACACAGACTGTGACAGCATCATCTTCATCCGCAAAGCAGAGAGGAAGCACTCTGGGAAGTACGATAtgaaggtggaggtggagaacCACGTGGACACGGCCATCGTAGACATCCAGATAGTAG ACCTCCCAGGGCCTCCACAGTGTGTGAAGATAGATGAGGTCTGGGGGGGGAACGTGGCTCTGGACTGGACCCCTCCAAAGGACAATGGCAACGCCGCCATTACAGGCTACACCATCCAGAAAGCAGACAAGAAGACCATG GAGTGGTACACGTGTATTGAGCACTACCACCGCACCTGCATCACCATCACCGAGCTGGTGGTGGGGAATGAGTACTACTTCAGAATCTACTCTGAGAACATGGTGGGTCTGAGCGAGGGTGCCACCCAGACCAAGGACAGCGCCCTCATTGTTAAAGAAG GCATGCAACTGAAGAACCCCGAGTACATCGACCACGACTTCAAAGAGCCTCCCAAGTTCACCCAGCCCCTCATCAACACCTTTGCCATCGCTGGTTACAATGCCACCCTCAACTGCAGCGTCCGTGCCAACCCACGG CCCAAAGTGATTTGGATGAAGAATAAGATAGCCATCATTGACGACCCGCGCTACCGCATGTTTAGCAACCAAGGGGTCTGCACCCTGGAGATCCGGAAACCCAGTCCCTACGACGGGGGCATGTACTCCTGCAAGGCCATTAATGACCTGGGTGATGCACTAGTGGAGTGTAAGCTGGAGGTTAAAG gGGGCTTTACCTTCTCTGAGCTCATGCAGCGTGGAGTGCCTTTACACCTGATCGATAAGTACATGAGCGAGACCAAGgccgtggagcagccagagaagtAG
- the LOC109896286 gene encoding myosin-binding protein C, slow-type isoform X16 → MPEPTKKDETPNGEKESVATDSSEAPMPTPEISLEVSPPPPVWSLGEGQAPEDLDKPVDTPPLSSLLIERPQGGSITVGGDISFVAKVEAQDLLRKPTIKWFKGKWMDLASKTGKHLQLKETFDRRTKIHTFEMHIIKAKDNYAGNYRCEVTYKDKFDSCSFDLEVKELEQSQSVDIRSAFKRSSEGHEDAGDLDFSGLLKHRNQREPKQDETPEVDVWEILKSARPDQYEKIAFEYGITDLRGLLKRLKKTKKEEKKSEAFAKKLDPAYQADKGGKIRLVVDLADPTVELKWYKNGQEIRPTPNQRKFIFEQKGTQRILVINNCGLNDDAAYSVAAGEEKCTTELFVKELPVKITKEIEAVKTTVNERIELECEVSEVGAQVKWCKNGVEVSTGPRSRYRVKSDGLKHWLIIDDASKEDTGTFSLMASGGTSEAKVQVELKPLKIIQDLQDMTVLLGQPLKMHCEIFPGNVPGRWYRNGQLIQSNDRINILQRAKNHRLEIVNSTLHDAGDYTFVPEGYSQSLCAKIHIVDPPRVHLESLNFPDNTVTIVAGNKLRVEIPISGEPAPRVVWMKGERVILDSGHRVRAETFPDHTSLTIDIAEKEDTGNYKIVLQNEAGEAGASVKVKVVDIPDPPEVPLVTEVGGDWCSMTWEPPIYDGGSPILGYFIERKKKQSSRWMRLNFDLNKETTFEPKKMIEGVPYEVRVFAVNAIGVSKPSEPSKAFVPLAVTSEPTMLVVDDVTDTTVTMKWRPPDTIGAAGLDGYLVEYCIEGTDDWRVTNKELTEKTKYTITGLPPEAKILVRVRAINAAGASTPRTLQHSILVKEVIEPPKIRIPRHLKQTYTRKVGEAVNLVIPFMGKPRPKVSWLKEGQTVDPTQVTIRNTDCDSIIFIRKAERKHSGKYDMKVEVENHVDTAIVDIQIVDLPGPPQCVKIDEVWGGNVALDWTPPKDNGNAAITGYTIQKADKKTMEWYTCIEHYHRTCITITELVVGNEYYFRIYSENMVGLSEGATQTKDSALIVKEGMQLKNPEYIDHDFKEPPKFTQPLINTFAIAGYNATLNCSVRANPRPKVIWMKNKIAIIDDPRYRMFSNQGVCTLEIRKPSPYDGGMYSCKAINDLGDALVECKLEVKGGFTFSELMQRGVPLHLIDKYMSETKAVEQPEK, encoded by the exons ATGCCAGAGCCCACAAAAAAAG ATGAGACACCCAATGGTGAAAAAG AGAGTGTTGCCACAGACAGTAGTGAGGCGCCAATGCCCACACCTGAGATATCCCTCGAGGTCTCACCTCCACCCCCAG TGTGGTCTCTGGGAGAGGGACAGGCTCCAGAGGACCTTGACAAGCCCGTAGACACCCCACCGCTGTCCAGCCTGCTCATAGAAAGACCCCAGGGCGGATCCATCACTGTGG GTGGAGACATCTCCTTTGTTGCCAAGGTGGAGGCCCAAGACCTGCTCCGTAAACCCACCATCAAGTGGTTCAAAGGGAAATGGATGGACCTGGCCAGCAAGACCGGAAAGCACTTGCAACTGAAAGAAACCTTTGACCGACGCACCAAG ATTCACACATTTGAGATGCATATCATCAAGGCCAAAGACAACTATGCTGGAAACTACAGGTGTGAGGTCACCTACAAGGACAAATTTGACAGCTGCTCTTTTGACCTGGAAGTGAAAG AACTGGAACAGTCACAGAGTGTTGATATTCGATCAGCTTTCAAAAGAAG cagtGAAGGACACGAGGATGCAGGGGATCTTGACTTTAGTGGTCTTCTTAAACATAG AAACCAAAG GGAGCCCAAGCAGGATGAGACCCCCGAAGTGGACGTGTGGGAGATCCTGAAATCGGCCAGGCCAGACCAGTACGAGAAAATCGCCTTTGAGTACGGCATAACAGACCTGCGGGGTCTGCTCAAGAGGTTGAAGAAGAccaagaaagaggagaagaagagtgaaG CTTTTGCCAAGAAGTTGGATCCAGCATACCAGGCTGACAAAGGAGGGAAGATCCGCTTAGTGGTGGATCTTGCAGACCCCACAGTAGAGCTGAAATGGTACAAGAACGGCCAGGAGATCCGTCCAACTCCAAA TCAAAGGAA GTTTATCTTTGAGCAAAAGGGCACGCAGCGGATCCTGGTCATCAACAACTGCGGCCTGAATGATGATGCTGCTTATTCCGTAGCTGCGGGAGAAGAGAAGTGCACCACAGAGCTGTTTGTCAAAG AGTTACCAGTGAAGATTACTAAAGAGATTGAGGCGGTGAAAACGACAGTGAACGAGAGGATTGAGTTGGAGTGTGAAGTGTCTGAAGTAGGAGCTCAAGTAAAATG GTGTAAGAATGGCGTGGAGGTATCGACCGGGCCCCGGTCACGCTACCGTGTCAAATCTGACGGGCTGAAACACTGGCTAATCATTGACGATGCCTCAAAGGAGGACACTGGAACCTTCTCCCTAATGGCCTCTGGGGGCACCTCTGAAGCCAAAGTCCAGGTTGAAT TGAAGCCACTGAAGATTATTCAGGATTTGCAGGACATGACAGTGCTTTTGGGCCAGCCACTGAAGATGCACTGTGAGATCTTCCCTGGGAATGTTCCAGGTCGCTGGTACAGGAACGGACAATTGATCCAGTCCAACGACCGCATCAACATCCTGCAAAGAGCCAA GAACCACCGATTAGAAATTGTGAACAGCACCCTTCACGATGCCGGGGATTATACCTTTGTGCCAGAGGGATACTCTCAGAGCCTCTGTGCCAAAATTCATATCGTTG ATCCTCCCAGGGTGCACCTGGAGAGCTTGAACTTCCCTGACAACACAGTGACCATTGTGGCAGGAAATAAACTCCGTGTGGAGATTCCCATCAGTGGAGAACCAGCACCCAGAGTGGtgtggatgaagggagagagg GTAATCCTTGACTCTGGCCACCGTGTGCGAGCTGAAACCTTTCCGGATCACACCAGTCTTACCATCGACATCGCAGAGAAGGAAGACACAGGAAACTACAAGATAGTCCTGCAGAATGAGGCTGGGGAAGCAGGGGCTAGTGTCAAAGTCAAGGTGGTGGATATCCCAGACCCTCCTGAAGTTCCCCTAGTCACGGAGGTGGGAGGAGACTGGTGCTCTATGACATGGGAACCCCCGATCTATGACGGAGGCTCACCCATCTTAG GCTACTTCATCGAAAGGAAGAAGAAGCAGAGTTCCAGATGGATGAGGCTGAACTTTGACCTGAACAAAGAGACCACATTTGAGCCTAAAAAGATGATTGAGGGTGTCCCATACGAGGTGCGCGTCTTTGCTGTGAATGCCATCGGCGTGTCCAAACCCAGCGAGCCATCCAAAGCCTTTGTGCCCCTGG cTGTGACCAGCGAGCCCACCATGCTGGTGGTGGATGATGTCACAGACACCACGGTGACCATGAAGTGGCGTCCCCCAGACACCATTGGAGCTGCAGGCTTAGACGGCTACCTGGTGGAGTATTGCATCGAAGGAA CTGATGACTGGAGAGTAACCAATAAGGAGCTGACAGAGAAGACTAAGTACACCATCACTGGTCTCCCTCCAGAGGCTAAGATCCTGGTAAGGGTAAGGGCCATCAATGCTGCCGGCGCCAGCACTCCCAGAACACTTCAGCACTCTATCCTGGTCAAAGAGGTCATCG AACCACCTAAGATCCGCATCCCCCGTCACTTGAAACAGACGTACACTCGTAAAGTCGGAGAAGCCGTCAATCTCGTTATTCCATTCATG GGAAAGCCCAGGCCAAAGGTGAGCTGGCTGAAGGAGGGTCAGACGGTGGACCCCACGCAGGTCACTATCCGCAACACAGACTGTGACAGCATCATCTTCATCCGCAAAGCAGAGAGGAAGCACTCTGGGAAGTACGATAtgaaggtggaggtggagaacCACGTGGACACGGCCATCGTAGACATCCAGATAGTAG ACCTCCCAGGGCCTCCACAGTGTGTGAAGATAGATGAGGTCTGGGGGGGGAACGTGGCTCTGGACTGGACCCCTCCAAAGGACAATGGCAACGCCGCCATTACAGGCTACACCATCCAGAAAGCAGACAAGAAGACCATG GAGTGGTACACGTGTATTGAGCACTACCACCGCACCTGCATCACCATCACCGAGCTGGTGGTGGGGAATGAGTACTACTTCAGAATCTACTCTGAGAACATGGTGGGTCTGAGCGAGGGTGCCACCCAGACCAAGGACAGCGCCCTCATTGTTAAAGAAG GCATGCAACTGAAGAACCCCGAGTACATCGACCACGACTTCAAAGAGCCTCCCAAGTTCACCCAGCCCCTCATCAACACCTTTGCCATCGCTGGTTACAATGCCACCCTCAACTGCAGCGTCCGTGCCAACCCACGG CCCAAAGTGATTTGGATGAAGAATAAGATAGCCATCATTGACGACCCGCGCTACCGCATGTTTAGCAACCAAGGGGTCTGCACCCTGGAGATCCGGAAACCCAGTCCCTACGACGGGGGCATGTACTCCTGCAAGGCCATTAATGACCTGGGTGATGCACTAGTGGAGTGTAAGCTGGAGGTTAAAG gGGGCTTTACCTTCTCTGAGCTCATGCAGCGTGGAGTGCCTTTACACCTGATCGATAAGTACATGAGCGAGACCAAGgccgtggagcagccagagaagtAG
- the LOC109896286 gene encoding myosin-binding protein C, slow-type isoform X14 produces MPEPTKKDETPNGEKESVATDSSEAPMPTPEISLEVSPPPPDKDDDATTNIPSPPPPPVWSLGEGQAPEDLDKPVDTPPLSSLLIERPQGGSITVGGDISFVAKVEAQDLLRKPTIKWFKGKWMDLASKTGKHLQLKETFDRRTKIHTFEMHIIKAKDNYAGNYRCEVTYKDKFDSCSFDLEVKELEQSQSVDIRSAFKRSSEGHEDAGDLDFSGLLKHRNQREPKQDETPEVDVWEILKSARPDQYEKIAFEYGITDLRGLLKRLKKTKKEEKKSEAFAKKLDPAYQADKGGKIRLVVDLADPTVELKWYKNGQEIRPTPNQRKFIFEQKGTQRILVINNCGLNDDAAYSVAAGEEKCTTELFVKELPVKITKEIEAVKTTVNERIELECEVSEVGAQVKWCKNGVEVSTGPRSRYRVKSDGLKHWLIIDDASKEDTGTFSLMASGGTSEAKVQVELKPLKIIQDLQDMTVLLGQPLKMHCEIFPGNVPGRWYRNGQLIQSNDRINILQRAKNHRLEIVNSTLHDAGDYTFVPEGYSQSLCAKIHIVDPPRVHLESLNFPDNTVTIVAGNKLRVEIPISGEPAPRVVWMKGERVILDSGHRVRAETFPDHTSLTIDIAEKEDTGNYKIVLQNEAGEAGASVKVKVVDIPDPPEVPLVTEVGGDWCSMTWEPPIYDGGSPILGYFIERKKKQSSRWMRLNFDLNKETTFEPKKMIEGVPYEVRVFAVNAIGVSKPSEPSKAFVPLAVTSEPTMLVVDDVTDTTVTMKWRPPDTIGAAGLDGYLVEYCIEGTDDWRVTNKELTEKTKYTITGLPPEAKILVRVRAINAAGASTPRTLQHSILVKEVIEPPKIRIPRHLKQTYTRKVGEAVNLVIPFMGKPRPKVSWLKEGQTVDPTQVTIRNTDCDSIIFIRKAERKHSGKYDMKVEVENHVDTAIVDIQIVDLPGPPQCVKIDEVWGGNVALDWTPPKDNGNAAITGYTIQKADKKTMEWYTCIEHYHRTCITITELVVGNEYYFRIYSENMVGLSEGATQTKDSALIVKEGMQLKNPEYIDHDFKEPPKFTQPLINTFAIAGYNATLNCSVRANPRPKVIWMKNKIAIIDDPRYRMFSNQGVCTLEIRKPSPYDGGMYSCKAINDLGDALVECKLEVKGGFTFSELMQRGVPLHLIDKYMSETKAVEQPEK; encoded by the exons ATGCCAGAGCCCACAAAAAAAG ATGAGACACCCAATGGTGAAAAAG AGAGTGTTGCCACAGACAGTAGTGAGGCGCCAATGCCCACACCTGAGATATCCCTCGAGGTCTCACCTCCACCCCCAG ATAAAGATGATGACGCTACAACCAACATCCCATCACCACCGCCCCCACCAG TGTGGTCTCTGGGAGAGGGACAGGCTCCAGAGGACCTTGACAAGCCCGTAGACACCCCACCGCTGTCCAGCCTGCTCATAGAAAGACCCCAGGGCGGATCCATCACTGTGG GTGGAGACATCTCCTTTGTTGCCAAGGTGGAGGCCCAAGACCTGCTCCGTAAACCCACCATCAAGTGGTTCAAAGGGAAATGGATGGACCTGGCCAGCAAGACCGGAAAGCACTTGCAACTGAAAGAAACCTTTGACCGACGCACCAAG ATTCACACATTTGAGATGCATATCATCAAGGCCAAAGACAACTATGCTGGAAACTACAGGTGTGAGGTCACCTACAAGGACAAATTTGACAGCTGCTCTTTTGACCTGGAAGTGAAAG AACTGGAACAGTCACAGAGTGTTGATATTCGATCAGCTTTCAAAAGAAG cagtGAAGGACACGAGGATGCAGGGGATCTTGACTTTAGTGGTCTTCTTAAACATAG AAACCAAAG GGAGCCCAAGCAGGATGAGACCCCCGAAGTGGACGTGTGGGAGATCCTGAAATCGGCCAGGCCAGACCAGTACGAGAAAATCGCCTTTGAGTACGGCATAACAGACCTGCGGGGTCTGCTCAAGAGGTTGAAGAAGAccaagaaagaggagaagaagagtgaaG CTTTTGCCAAGAAGTTGGATCCAGCATACCAGGCTGACAAAGGAGGGAAGATCCGCTTAGTGGTGGATCTTGCAGACCCCACAGTAGAGCTGAAATGGTACAAGAACGGCCAGGAGATCCGTCCAACTCCAAA TCAAAGGAA GTTTATCTTTGAGCAAAAGGGCACGCAGCGGATCCTGGTCATCAACAACTGCGGCCTGAATGATGATGCTGCTTATTCCGTAGCTGCGGGAGAAGAGAAGTGCACCACAGAGCTGTTTGTCAAAG AGTTACCAGTGAAGATTACTAAAGAGATTGAGGCGGTGAAAACGACAGTGAACGAGAGGATTGAGTTGGAGTGTGAAGTGTCTGAAGTAGGAGCTCAAGTAAAATG GTGTAAGAATGGCGTGGAGGTATCGACCGGGCCCCGGTCACGCTACCGTGTCAAATCTGACGGGCTGAAACACTGGCTAATCATTGACGATGCCTCAAAGGAGGACACTGGAACCTTCTCCCTAATGGCCTCTGGGGGCACCTCTGAAGCCAAAGTCCAGGTTGAAT TGAAGCCACTGAAGATTATTCAGGATTTGCAGGACATGACAGTGCTTTTGGGCCAGCCACTGAAGATGCACTGTGAGATCTTCCCTGGGAATGTTCCAGGTCGCTGGTACAGGAACGGACAATTGATCCAGTCCAACGACCGCATCAACATCCTGCAAAGAGCCAA GAACCACCGATTAGAAATTGTGAACAGCACCCTTCACGATGCCGGGGATTATACCTTTGTGCCAGAGGGATACTCTCAGAGCCTCTGTGCCAAAATTCATATCGTTG ATCCTCCCAGGGTGCACCTGGAGAGCTTGAACTTCCCTGACAACACAGTGACCATTGTGGCAGGAAATAAACTCCGTGTGGAGATTCCCATCAGTGGAGAACCAGCACCCAGAGTGGtgtggatgaagggagagagg GTAATCCTTGACTCTGGCCACCGTGTGCGAGCTGAAACCTTTCCGGATCACACCAGTCTTACCATCGACATCGCAGAGAAGGAAGACACAGGAAACTACAAGATAGTCCTGCAGAATGAGGCTGGGGAAGCAGGGGCTAGTGTCAAAGTCAAGGTGGTGGATATCCCAGACCCTCCTGAAGTTCCCCTAGTCACGGAGGTGGGAGGAGACTGGTGCTCTATGACATGGGAACCCCCGATCTATGACGGAGGCTCACCCATCTTAG GCTACTTCATCGAAAGGAAGAAGAAGCAGAGTTCCAGATGGATGAGGCTGAACTTTGACCTGAACAAAGAGACCACATTTGAGCCTAAAAAGATGATTGAGGGTGTCCCATACGAGGTGCGCGTCTTTGCTGTGAATGCCATCGGCGTGTCCAAACCCAGCGAGCCATCCAAAGCCTTTGTGCCCCTGG cTGTGACCAGCGAGCCCACCATGCTGGTGGTGGATGATGTCACAGACACCACGGTGACCATGAAGTGGCGTCCCCCAGACACCATTGGAGCTGCAGGCTTAGACGGCTACCTGGTGGAGTATTGCATCGAAGGAA CTGATGACTGGAGAGTAACCAATAAGGAGCTGACAGAGAAGACTAAGTACACCATCACTGGTCTCCCTCCAGAGGCTAAGATCCTGGTAAGGGTAAGGGCCATCAATGCTGCCGGCGCCAGCACTCCCAGAACACTTCAGCACTCTATCCTGGTCAAAGAGGTCATCG AACCACCTAAGATCCGCATCCCCCGTCACTTGAAACAGACGTACACTCGTAAAGTCGGAGAAGCCGTCAATCTCGTTATTCCATTCATG GGAAAGCCCAGGCCAAAGGTGAGCTGGCTGAAGGAGGGTCAGACGGTGGACCCCACGCAGGTCACTATCCGCAACACAGACTGTGACAGCATCATCTTCATCCGCAAAGCAGAGAGGAAGCACTCTGGGAAGTACGATAtgaaggtggaggtggagaacCACGTGGACACGGCCATCGTAGACATCCAGATAGTAG ACCTCCCAGGGCCTCCACAGTGTGTGAAGATAGATGAGGTCTGGGGGGGGAACGTGGCTCTGGACTGGACCCCTCCAAAGGACAATGGCAACGCCGCCATTACAGGCTACACCATCCAGAAAGCAGACAAGAAGACCATG GAGTGGTACACGTGTATTGAGCACTACCACCGCACCTGCATCACCATCACCGAGCTGGTGGTGGGGAATGAGTACTACTTCAGAATCTACTCTGAGAACATGGTGGGTCTGAGCGAGGGTGCCACCCAGACCAAGGACAGCGCCCTCATTGTTAAAGAAG GCATGCAACTGAAGAACCCCGAGTACATCGACCACGACTTCAAAGAGCCTCCCAAGTTCACCCAGCCCCTCATCAACACCTTTGCCATCGCTGGTTACAATGCCACCCTCAACTGCAGCGTCCGTGCCAACCCACGG CCCAAAGTGATTTGGATGAAGAATAAGATAGCCATCATTGACGACCCGCGCTACCGCATGTTTAGCAACCAAGGGGTCTGCACCCTGGAGATCCGGAAACCCAGTCCCTACGACGGGGGCATGTACTCCTGCAAGGCCATTAATGACCTGGGTGATGCACTAGTGGAGTGTAAGCTGGAGGTTAAAG gGGGCTTTACCTTCTCTGAGCTCATGCAGCGTGGAGTGCCTTTACACCTGATCGATAAGTACATGAGCGAGACCAAGgccgtggagcagccagagaagtAG